A genomic region of Natronoarchaeum mannanilyticum contains the following coding sequences:
- a CDS encoding DUF7344 domain-containing protein, with protein sequence MSGGNQRIRGERSRSPELTPDRVFEILESQRRRHVLSYLRRRDREVHVDELAAAVAARENDVDPADVDEDRLRQVQLSLHHVHLPKLESTGLIERSQGDERTVELTGDISPLEPGLDVQRSDERREYYTN encoded by the coding sequence ATGAGTGGGGGAAACCAGCGGATACGAGGCGAGCGGTCCAGAAGTCCGGAGTTGACGCCGGATCGCGTGTTCGAGATCCTGGAGAGTCAGCGGCGGCGCCACGTCCTCTCCTATCTGCGCCGCCGGGATCGCGAGGTACACGTCGACGAACTCGCCGCGGCGGTCGCGGCCCGCGAGAACGACGTCGACCCCGCGGACGTCGACGAGGACCGGCTTCGGCAGGTCCAGCTCTCGCTTCACCACGTTCATCTACCGAAGTTAGAGAGCACCGGCCTGATCGAGCGCTCGCAGGGCGACGAGCGCACGGTGGAACTGACCGGCGACATCAGCCCGCTCGAACCGGGACTGGACGTTCAGCGGAGCGACGAACGACGGGAGTACTACACCAACTAA
- a CDS encoding DUF7522 family protein: MAETLPDETAEEIVRTCRAAIGDEVRNVTFITEDDYDIYYVREDVDADTEATGFIEAEQRGFASQRTYGWSDMGEYVFTIRAFEDGYIGRVIVGDQGVYVTADALTVDSFTDAAESIHDLLADAE; this comes from the coding sequence ATGGCGGAGACCCTACCGGACGAGACTGCCGAGGAGATCGTCAGGACCTGCCGCGCGGCGATCGGCGACGAGGTGCGCAACGTGACGTTCATCACGGAAGACGACTACGACATCTACTACGTCCGCGAGGATGTCGACGCCGACACGGAGGCGACGGGGTTCATCGAGGCCGAACAGCGCGGCTTCGCCTCCCAGCGCACCTACGGCTGGTCGGACATGGGCGAGTACGTGTTCACGATCCGGGCGTTCGAGGACGGCTACATCGGCAGAGTGATCGTCGGCGATCAGGGCGTCTACGTCACCGCCGACGCGCTGACGGTCGACTCCTTTACCGACGCCGCGGAGAGCATCCACGATCTGCTCGCCGACGCGGAGTGA
- a CDS encoding metal-dependent hydrolase, whose translation MYPIGHLGVALALSAPFVAVLRPRVATRFTVLALLAATIPDLDLFVPGATHHGVTHTLGFAVAVGLAGLGVFAAASTLASPNTFDSTAPVPRVAVFYAVALSLGVFGHVAADVLMLLPASQPVSPLWPISHAPVRVETLQYGNTVRNLGTFCLGLGAHAVAVGWSARGVRVRALGSRGIDEED comes from the coding sequence ATGTACCCGATCGGGCACCTCGGCGTCGCGCTCGCGCTGTCGGCACCGTTCGTCGCCGTCCTTCGGCCGCGCGTCGCGACGCGCTTTACCGTCCTCGCGCTGCTCGCCGCGACGATCCCCGATCTCGACCTGTTCGTGCCCGGGGCGACCCACCACGGCGTCACGCACACGCTCGGCTTTGCCGTCGCCGTCGGGCTCGCCGGGCTGGGCGTGTTCGCCGCCGCGTCGACGTTAGCCTCGCCAAATACATTCGATTCGACCGCACCGGTGCCCCGAGTGGCGGTGTTCTACGCGGTCGCGCTCTCGCTGGGTGTTTTCGGGCACGTTGCGGCGGACGTGCTGATGTTGCTGCCCGCGTCCCAGCCCGTGAGCCCGCTGTGGCCGATCAGCCACGCGCCCGTCCGGGTCGAGACGCTTCAGTACGGGAACACCGTCCGGAACCTCGGGACGTTCTGCCTCGGACTGGGAGCCCACGCCGTCGCCGTCGGTTGGTCCGCGAGAGGCGTCCGTGTTCGGGCGCTGGGCTCCCGCGGCATCGACGAGGAGGACTGA
- a CDS encoding ABC transporter ATP-binding protein: MSCIRMTDVRKSYGDFLALDGLSLSVERGETFGLLGPNGAGKTTTIQLLTGQATPDSGELSVLGTDPATEPIETRRKVGIVPEKESPPSFQSPREYFQFVGRVREIDPDTLAARVDEWAERLSFRDKLDAMATDLSRGQQQKVMISQAFLHDPDVVFIDEPLANLDPIVQARVKEFFEEYREDGNALFLSTHHIEVAEEICTRVGVVADGKLVSEREPAKMGADESLLDAFVDEVDRSGDGGRSDESDAEGRSSTPTARR, encoded by the coding sequence ATGAGCTGCATCCGGATGACCGACGTGCGCAAGTCCTACGGCGACTTCCTCGCGCTGGACGGGCTGTCGCTGTCGGTCGAGCGCGGCGAGACGTTCGGCCTGCTCGGGCCGAACGGGGCGGGCAAGACGACGACGATCCAGTTACTGACCGGTCAGGCGACCCCCGACAGCGGGGAGCTCTCGGTGCTGGGAACCGATCCGGCGACGGAGCCGATCGAAACCCGGCGGAAGGTCGGCATCGTCCCCGAAAAGGAATCGCCGCCGAGCTTCCAGAGCCCGCGCGAGTACTTCCAGTTCGTCGGGCGCGTGCGCGAGATCGACCCCGACACGCTGGCCGCGCGCGTCGACGAGTGGGCCGAGCGCCTCTCCTTTCGGGACAAGCTCGACGCGATGGCGACGGACCTCTCGCGCGGCCAACAGCAGAAGGTGATGATCTCGCAGGCGTTCCTCCACGATCCCGACGTGGTGTTCATCGACGAGCCCCTCGCCAACCTCGACCCGATCGTCCAGGCCCGCGTCAAGGAGTTCTTCGAGGAATACCGCGAGGACGGCAACGCCCTGTTCCTCTCGACGCACCACATCGAGGTCGCCGAGGAGATCTGCACGCGCGTCGGCGTCGTCGCGGACGGCAAGCTCGTTTCCGAGCGCGAACCCGCGAAGATGGGCGCCGACGAGTCGCTGCTCGACGCGTTCGTCGACGAGGTCGATCGGAGCGGCGACGGCGGTCGCTCCGACGAGTCAGACGCCGAAGGACGCTCGTCGACGCCGACCGCCCGACGATGA
- a CDS encoding GNAT family N-acetyltransferase has product MDVRQAQPDDGEEIRTVARESMYASYSMSPDTIDAAVEEWYDDAAIEDAVEDDDRQFLVGERGGDVVAFADAVVVGDDETGDLHWLHVHPDHRGEGVAKTLLDETRDALRERGVDVLRGMVLSDNSEGNSFYRHHGFETVDEREIEIDGRRHVENVYVEQSEPGLTAAVPAGGAEEAAAEESADRLIEATTDDGRTVYADRSDPDKGSIAPFFVAYTDRDAERKYGYYCGNCESLATAMDSMGRIECGDCGNARKPSRWDASYL; this is encoded by the coding sequence ATGGACGTGCGTCAAGCGCAGCCGGACGACGGCGAGGAGATCAGAACGGTCGCCCGCGAGTCGATGTACGCCTCGTACTCGATGAGCCCGGACACGATCGACGCCGCGGTCGAGGAGTGGTACGACGACGCCGCGATCGAGGACGCTGTCGAGGACGACGATCGGCAGTTTCTCGTCGGCGAGCGCGGGGGCGACGTAGTAGCCTTCGCGGACGCCGTCGTCGTCGGCGACGACGAGACGGGGGATCTCCACTGGCTCCACGTCCACCCCGACCACCGCGGCGAGGGCGTCGCGAAGACGCTGCTCGACGAGACGCGCGACGCGCTCCGCGAGCGGGGCGTCGACGTGCTCCGCGGGATGGTGCTGTCGGATAACAGCGAGGGCAACTCCTTCTACCGGCACCACGGCTTCGAGACGGTCGACGAGCGAGAGATCGAGATCGACGGCCGCCGCCACGTCGAGAACGTCTACGTCGAGCAGAGCGAGCCGGGGCTGACCGCCGCGGTACCGGCCGGCGGGGCGGAGGAAGCCGCTGCCGAGGAATCGGCCGATCGGCTGATCGAGGCGACGACCGACGACGGCCGGACGGTGTACGCCGACCGCTCGGACCCGGACAAGGGATCGATAGCGCCCTTCTTCGTCGCCTACACCGATCGCGACGCCGAGCGCAAGTACGGCTACTACTGCGGGAACTGCGAGTCGCTGGCGACCGCGATGGACTCGATGGGGCGGATCGAGTGCGGCGACTGCGGCAACGCGCGCAAGCCCTCGCGCTGGGACGCGTCGTACCTCTGA
- a CDS encoding DEAD/DEAH box helicase, translated as MTDDEVPAAGDENGPETDEDAAAGDDPTVEDDASSGLASEGDAAEPTVALDEFHDALEDAGRPVVTASEVGRTLDRDQSEAVGALEGLVDRGDVRRVDVETDPVVWYPTEWGEIADRERVVPFPKRREIVVDQPSQFTRAQLSQFAHLADVSGNEAYRYEIRKEDVWQAPYDSFDRLLKTVRQVLPERLDGLEEWIEDQWDRARQFRLFTHEDGYTVLEARSAELMGNVARQKLDESQLRAPISDTESWVAEGSEAAIKRTLYEAGYPVQDQRDLDEGDPLDVSLDLDLRGYQSDWVTRFVDSGSGVLVGPPGSGKTVAAMGIMAAIGGETLILVPTRELASQWRDTLLAHTDLDPEDIGEYHGGEKNVRPVTIATYQTAGMDRHRQLFDERRWGLIVYDEVHHVPADVHRRSADLQTSARLGLSATPIREDDREKEIYTLIGPPIGTDWDALFDAGYVQEPEVEIRYVPWDQETYQDEYATAERHEKRQLAASNPAKVEEVREILADHPGSKALIFADYIDQGDELAEALTVPFVSGEMPHARRERLFSQFRRNERDVLLVSRVGDEGIDLPDADLAIMASGLGGSRRQGSQRAGRTMRPSGKARVFVLATRGTTEEEFARRQLQHLQSKGVRVREVDSELDDGA; from the coding sequence GTGACAGACGACGAGGTTCCCGCTGCAGGCGACGAGAACGGTCCCGAAACGGACGAAGACGCCGCTGCTGGGGACGATCCAACTGTGGAGGACGACGCTTCCAGCGGCTTGGCGTCCGAAGGCGACGCCGCGGAGCCGACCGTCGCGCTCGACGAGTTCCACGACGCGCTGGAGGACGCCGGCCGGCCGGTCGTGACGGCGAGCGAGGTCGGCCGGACGCTCGACCGCGACCAGTCCGAAGCGGTCGGAGCGCTGGAAGGACTGGTCGATCGGGGCGACGTCCGGCGCGTCGACGTCGAGACTGACCCGGTGGTCTGGTACCCCACCGAGTGGGGCGAGATCGCGGATCGCGAGCGGGTCGTCCCGTTCCCGAAGCGCCGCGAGATCGTCGTCGACCAGCCCTCGCAGTTCACCCGCGCCCAGCTCTCGCAGTTCGCCCACCTCGCGGACGTCTCCGGGAACGAAGCGTACCGCTACGAGATCCGGAAGGAGGACGTCTGGCAGGCGCCGTACGACTCGTTCGATCGGCTCCTGAAGACCGTCCGCCAGGTGCTGCCCGAGCGCCTGGACGGGCTGGAGGAGTGGATCGAGGACCAGTGGGACCGGGCGCGCCAGTTTCGGCTGTTCACCCACGAGGACGGCTACACCGTGCTCGAAGCGCGGAGCGCCGAGCTGATGGGCAACGTCGCGCGCCAGAAGCTCGACGAGTCCCAGCTCAGGGCGCCGATCTCGGACACCGAGAGCTGGGTCGCCGAGGGCTCCGAGGCGGCGATCAAGCGCACGCTCTACGAAGCCGGCTACCCGGTTCAGGACCAGCGCGACCTCGACGAGGGCGACCCGCTGGACGTCTCGCTGGACCTCGACCTGCGCGGCTATCAGTCCGACTGGGTGACCCGCTTCGTCGACTCCGGATCGGGCGTGCTGGTCGGCCCGCCGGGGAGCGGGAAGACCGTCGCGGCGATGGGGATCATGGCGGCGATCGGCGGCGAGACGCTGATCCTCGTCCCCACAAGAGAACTCGCGAGCCAGTGGCGCGACACGCTGCTGGCCCACACCGACCTCGATCCCGAAGATATCGGCGAGTACCACGGCGGCGAGAAGAACGTCCGACCCGTGACCATCGCCACCTACCAGACCGCGGGGATGGACCGCCACCGCCAACTGTTCGACGAGCGCCGCTGGGGGCTGATCGTCTACGACGAGGTCCACCACGTGCCCGCGGACGTCCACCGGCGCAGCGCGGACCTCCAGACGAGCGCCCGGCTCGGCCTCTCGGCGACGCCGATCCGCGAGGACGACCGCGAGAAGGAGATCTACACGCTGATCGGCCCGCCGATCGGCACCGACTGGGACGCGCTATTCGACGCCGGCTACGTCCAAGAACCCGAAGTCGAGATCCGGTACGTCCCGTGGGACCAGGAGACCTACCAGGACGAGTACGCCACGGCCGAGCGCCACGAGAAGCGCCAGCTCGCCGCGTCGAACCCCGCCAAAGTCGAAGAAGTCCGCGAGATCCTCGCCGACCATCCGGGATCGAAGGCGCTGATCTTCGCCGACTACATCGATCAGGGCGACGAGCTCGCCGAGGCCCTCACCGTGCCGTTCGTGAGCGGCGAGATGCCCCACGCGCGCCGGGAGCGACTGTTCAGCCAGTTTCGTCGGAACGAACGGGACGTCCTGCTCGTCTCCCGAGTGGGCGACGAGGGGATCGACCTGCCCGACGCCGATCTGGCGATCATGGCGTCGGGACTGGGCGGGTCGCGCCGGCAGGGCTCCCAGCGCGCCGGTCGGACCATGCGCCCCTCCGGAAAAGCGCGGGTGTTCGTGCTCGCGACGCGCGGGACGACCGAGGAGGAGTTCGCGCGCCGCCAGCTCCAGCACCTCCAGTCGAAGGGCGTTCGCGTCCGCGAGGTCGACAGCGAACTCGACGACGGCGCCTGA
- the sucC gene encoding ADP-forming succinate--CoA ligase subunit beta → MKLHEYQAKQVFADAGIPTPASQLAESVDEVLDAAEEIGYPVAVKAQVQVGGRGKAGGIKLAESAEEAEEAAESILGMDLKGIHVDRVLVEEAVDFVNELYVGVTMDRGEGEPVAMVSTKGGVDIEEVAEEDPDAIVREHVDPAFGMEPYEARRAVFEAGVDREVAIDAASILQTLYQLWDDRDASEAEINPLMVTSDGDVIAADAVMNIDEDALFRQPELAEMEEESASGDELERKADEYGFDYVRLSGNVGIIGNGAGLVMTTLDLVDHYGGEPANFLDVGGGAKAERIANALDMVFSDDNVDSVVFNIFGGITRGDEVAKGINEALEQFDEIPKPVTVRLAGTNWEEGMEILNEDLVTVEQTLEDAVQRAVEHAKEVEA, encoded by the coding sequence ATGAAGCTACACGAGTATCAGGCGAAGCAGGTCTTCGCCGACGCCGGAATTCCGACGCCGGCATCGCAGCTGGCCGAGAGCGTCGACGAAGTCCTGGACGCCGCCGAGGAGATCGGCTACCCCGTCGCCGTCAAGGCGCAGGTGCAGGTGGGCGGCCGCGGGAAAGCCGGCGGGATCAAGCTCGCCGAGAGCGCCGAGGAAGCCGAGGAGGCCGCCGAGTCGATCCTCGGGATGGACCTCAAGGGGATCCACGTCGACCGCGTGCTGGTCGAGGAAGCGGTCGACTTCGTCAACGAACTGTACGTCGGCGTCACGATGGACCGCGGCGAGGGCGAGCCCGTCGCGATGGTCTCGACGAAGGGCGGCGTCGACATCGAGGAGGTCGCCGAGGAGGACCCCGACGCGATCGTCCGCGAGCACGTCGACCCCGCGTTCGGCATGGAGCCCTACGAGGCCCGGCGCGCCGTCTTCGAGGCCGGCGTCGACCGCGAGGTCGCCATCGACGCCGCCTCGATCCTGCAGACGCTCTACCAGCTCTGGGACGACCGCGACGCCAGCGAGGCCGAGATCAACCCGCTGATGGTCACCAGCGACGGCGACGTGATCGCGGCCGACGCCGTGATGAACATCGACGAGGACGCACTCTTCCGCCAGCCCGAACTCGCCGAGATGGAAGAGGAGTCCGCGAGCGGCGACGAGCTCGAACGGAAGGCCGACGAGTACGGCTTCGACTACGTCCGCCTCTCGGGCAACGTGGGCATCATCGGCAACGGCGCCGGGCTCGTGATGACGACGTTGGACCTCGTGGATCACTACGGCGGCGAGCCCGCCAACTTCCTGGACGTCGGGGGCGGCGCGAAGGCCGAGCGGATCGCCAACGCGCTGGACATGGTGTTCTCCGACGACAACGTCGACTCGGTCGTGTTCAACATCTTCGGCGGGATCACCCGCGGCGACGAGGTCGCCAAGGGGATCAACGAGGCCTTAGAGCAGTTCGACGAGATCCCCAAGCCCGTGACGGTCCGCCTGGCGGGCACCAACTGGGAGGAAGGCATGGAGATCCTCAACGAGGACCTCGTGACGGTCGAACAGACGCTGGAAGACGCGGTACAGCGTGCCGTCGAGCACGCAAAGGAGGTCGAGGCATAA
- a CDS encoding Gfo/Idh/MocA family oxidoreductase: MSDGDAVRVGVVGLGGMGRIHAENVRDFDHEVRAGVDVAADTRESFERDFDARTYESHEEMYDREDLDAVVVTTPNKYHEPVTVGALDAGLDVLVEKPLAHTLDSAERIAEAAQAAEGFCMVGFHYRFSGATSMFKAYQRKGQFGDIRHIEANYVRRRGIPALGSWFTNRELAGGGALLDLGVHAVDLALYLLDFPEVTEVVGETRSEFGTDDTYADPDNWSSEWTVGSETFDVDDSVSAFLKCENGATVSLEVSWATNRESTDEFVVRGADSGARFDLGEDSLTIFDTGLDGGDHYIDSEQTAHPEVTGWRAESKTFLDAVRAGQPPMQNSVEEGLQVQRVLDAIYESSERGDEHALRVSED; this comes from the coding sequence ATGAGCGACGGTGACGCCGTGCGCGTCGGCGTCGTCGGCCTCGGCGGGATGGGGCGCATCCACGCCGAGAACGTCCGCGACTTCGACCACGAGGTCCGGGCGGGGGTCGACGTCGCCGCGGACACGCGCGAGAGCTTCGAACGCGACTTCGACGCTCGCACGTACGAGAGCCACGAGGAGATGTACGACCGCGAGGACCTCGACGCGGTCGTCGTCACGACGCCGAACAAGTATCACGAGCCGGTGACCGTCGGCGCGCTGGATGCGGGACTCGACGTACTCGTCGAGAAGCCGCTGGCCCACACGCTCGACAGCGCCGAGCGGATCGCCGAGGCGGCCCAGGCCGCGGAGGGGTTCTGTATGGTCGGGTTCCACTACCGCTTCTCGGGCGCGACGTCGATGTTCAAGGCCTACCAGCGCAAGGGGCAGTTCGGCGATATCAGGCACATCGAAGCCAACTACGTGCGCCGACGCGGCATCCCCGCGCTCGGCTCGTGGTTCACCAACCGGGAGCTCGCCGGCGGCGGCGCGCTGCTGGATCTGGGCGTCCACGCGGTCGATCTGGCGCTGTACCTGCTCGACTTCCCGGAGGTGACCGAGGTCGTCGGCGAGACGCGCTCGGAGTTCGGCACCGACGACACCTATGCTGACCCGGACAACTGGAGCAGCGAGTGGACCGTCGGCTCCGAGACGTTCGACGTCGACGACTCGGTCAGCGCCTTCCTCAAGTGCGAGAACGGCGCCACCGTCTCGCTGGAGGTATCCTGGGCGACCAACCGCGAGTCGACCGACGAGTTCGTCGTCCGCGGCGCGGATTCGGGCGCCCGGTTCGATCTGGGCGAGGACTCGCTGACGATCTTCGACACCGGACTGGACGGCGGCGACCACTACATCGACAGCGAGCAGACCGCCCACCCGGAGGTGACCGGTTGGCGCGCCGAGAGCAAGACGTTCCTCGACGCCGTCCGCGCCGGCCAGCCGCCGATGCAGAACTCGGTCGAGGAGGGGTTGCAGGTCCAGCGCGTGCTCGACGCCATCTACGAGTCGAGCGAGCGGGGCGACGAGCACGCGCTGCGAGTGTCGGAGGACTGA
- a CDS encoding DUF420 domain-containing protein encodes MQTRVEDHVPLLTGVLSIVSLAVVFAAALQVVPTDALPTAPDAVLEAIPTLNAVVSLAAIGTIAAGIRAIRRGDVDRHRTLMLTSFGLFVAFLAMYLYRVSLLGPSSFAGPGVVERFVYYPVLAIHILLAIASLPPVYYALLLALTRPVGELPSTNHARVGRIAASLWLISFALGIVVYLLLHVLF; translated from the coding sequence ATGCAAACACGAGTCGAGGACCACGTGCCGCTGCTGACGGGCGTGCTGTCGATCGTCTCGCTGGCGGTCGTGTTCGCGGCGGCGCTGCAGGTCGTACCGACGGACGCGCTGCCGACGGCGCCCGACGCGGTGCTCGAGGCCATCCCGACGCTCAACGCCGTCGTCAGCCTGGCCGCGATCGGTACCATCGCGGCGGGGATCAGGGCGATCCGGCGCGGCGACGTGGACCGACACCGGACGCTCATGCTGACTTCGTTCGGCCTGTTCGTCGCGTTCCTGGCGATGTACCTCTACCGCGTTTCGCTGCTCGGGCCGTCCTCGTTCGCCGGCCCGGGGGTCGTCGAGCGGTTCGTCTACTATCCGGTGCTCGCGATCCACATCCTGCTCGCGATCGCGTCGCTGCCGCCGGTGTACTACGCGCTGTTGCTCGCGCTGACGCGGCCGGTCGGCGAGTTGCCGTCGACGAACCACGCGCGGGTCGGGCGCATCGCCGCCTCGCTGTGGTTGATCTCCTTCGCGCTCGGAATCGTCGTCTACCTGCTGTTGCACGTGCTGTTTTAG
- a CDS encoding MFS transporter, with the protein MSDSRRVVAAVIACTFFVGFGGGVVFPILPNLGAVLGISPFLVGVILSANRITRLVANAPAGALVDRAGTRTPFVVGLFVEGVATLGYVVAVTAPFPEFWFLVSRVCWGVGSALVFATAYTITADVSESASRGTSMGTVRAGITFGFPAGLVLGGVVSELYSVAVAFALAAAFALFASVLAYRIVPETHAEAVEAASASGSVKPWEIDRSLPALTVGLVNFGVFFAYVGALFSTLVLFLEFREIGLLGFDAQGTSGALMAVTVLAGSVSMLAGGKLSDLYGYRVPIVLGSLLVSGVGFLLLPRPGGVPGVVAACVLIGAGQGGTTGPMMALIADLTPDERMGRAMGTNNVLGDVGGALGPLVSLPLVESIGFAPVYAACALIPVAAGVVLMVGVRAETGEVNPSLDAQTVD; encoded by the coding sequence GTGAGCGACAGCCGACGCGTCGTCGCGGCCGTGATCGCCTGCACCTTTTTCGTCGGCTTCGGCGGCGGCGTCGTCTTTCCGATCCTTCCGAACCTCGGCGCGGTGCTGGGCATCTCGCCGTTTCTCGTCGGCGTAATATTGAGCGCCAACCGGATCACCAGGCTCGTCGCGAACGCGCCCGCCGGCGCGCTCGTCGACCGCGCGGGAACCCGGACGCCGTTCGTCGTCGGGCTGTTCGTCGAGGGCGTCGCCACGCTGGGGTACGTCGTCGCCGTCACGGCGCCGTTCCCCGAGTTCTGGTTCCTCGTCTCGCGGGTCTGCTGGGGGGTCGGGAGCGCGCTCGTGTTCGCGACCGCGTACACGATCACCGCCGACGTCAGCGAGTCGGCCTCGCGAGGGACGAGCATGGGCACCGTCCGCGCGGGAATCACCTTCGGCTTCCCCGCGGGGCTGGTACTGGGCGGCGTGGTCAGCGAGCTCTACAGCGTCGCCGTGGCGTTCGCGCTCGCGGCCGCCTTCGCGCTGTTCGCGAGCGTGCTCGCCTACCGGATCGTCCCCGAAACCCACGCCGAGGCGGTCGAGGCCGCGAGCGCGAGCGGCTCCGTCAAGCCCTGGGAGATCGACCGGAGCCTCCCGGCGCTGACGGTCGGCCTGGTCAACTTCGGCGTCTTCTTCGCGTACGTCGGCGCGCTGTTCTCGACGCTCGTGCTATTCCTGGAGTTCCGCGAGATCGGCCTGCTCGGGTTCGACGCGCAGGGTACCTCCGGCGCTCTCATGGCCGTGACCGTGCTCGCGGGCTCGGTGTCGATGCTCGCGGGCGGGAAGCTCAGCGACCTGTACGGCTACCGGGTGCCGATCGTCCTCGGTTCGTTACTCGTCTCGGGCGTCGGCTTCCTGCTGTTACCCCGTCCCGGCGGCGTCCCCGGCGTCGTCGCGGCGTGCGTGCTGATCGGCGCCGGACAGGGCGGCACGACGGGCCCGATGATGGCGCTGATCGCGGATCTGACGCCCGACGAACGCATGGGCCGGGCGATGGGGACGAACAACGTGCTCGGCGACGTCGGCGGCGCGCTGGGGCCGCTGGTCTCGCTGCCGCTGGTCGAGTCGATCGGCTTCGCGCCGGTGTACGCCGCCTGCGCGCTGATCCCGGTCGCCGCCGGCGTCGTCCTGATGGTCGGCGTCCGCGCCGAGACCGGCGAGGTCAACCCCTCGCTGGACGCGCAAACCGTGGACTGA
- a CDS encoding NOP5/NOP56 family protein: protein MSGDQGWFADIDPGDADAAAERVRSGEAESPTDWPDRAVEAGFAADAESYYDALRAATRAAAREEVAASERADDKQLVHAVRSMDDCERTANELAERVAEWAGSLYDDAGTGVSYARELADAEPEDPTERQLVSLAERVDDLAEERDALRGFVERQASDVAPNLSALAGPVLAARLIALAGDLESLAKQPSGTVQVLGAEDALFAHLRGRGPSPKHGVIFTHEYVRGTERDERGSAARALAGKLSIAARVDHYSGERKPKLDAELDRRIERIRSRGEDA from the coding sequence ATGAGCGGAGATCAGGGCTGGTTCGCCGATATCGACCCCGGCGACGCCGACGCGGCCGCCGAGCGAGTCCGATCCGGCGAGGCCGAGTCGCCGACCGACTGGCCGGACCGGGCCGTCGAGGCGGGTTTCGCCGCCGACGCCGAGTCGTACTACGACGCGCTCCGAGCGGCCACGCGGGCCGCGGCGCGCGAGGAGGTCGCGGCGTCCGAGCGCGCCGACGACAAGCAGCTCGTCCACGCCGTCCGGTCGATGGACGACTGCGAGCGCACCGCAAACGAGCTCGCCGAGCGCGTCGCCGAGTGGGCCGGCAGCCTGTACGACGACGCCGGAACGGGCGTCTCCTACGCCCGCGAGCTCGCCGACGCCGAGCCCGAGGATCCGACCGAACGCCAGCTCGTCTCGCTGGCCGAGCGGGTCGACGACCTCGCCGAGGAGCGCGACGCGCTTCGCGGGTTCGTCGAGCGCCAGGCATCGGACGTCGCCCCGAACCTGAGCGCGCTCGCCGGGCCGGTGCTGGCCGCCCGGCTGATCGCGCTGGCGGGCGACCTCGAATCGCTCGCCAAACAGCCCAGCGGCACCGTGCAGGTACTGGGCGCCGAGGACGCCCTGTTCGCCCATCTCCGGGGTCGGGGCCCCTCGCCCAAGCACGGCGTGATCTTCACCCACGAGTACGTTCGGGGCACCGAGCGCGACGAGCGCGGTTCGGCGGCGCGAGCGCTGGCCGGCAAGCTCTCGATCGCCGCGCGCGTCGACCACTACTCCGGCGAGCGCAAGCCCAAACTCGACGCCGAACTCGACCGGCGGATCGAGCGCATCCGATCGCGGGGTGAGGACGCGTGA
- the sucD gene encoding succinate--CoA ligase subunit alpha, whose amino-acid sequence MSVLVDDDTRVIVQGITGGEGKFHAEQMIEYGTNVVGGAVPGRGGQEVAGVPVFDTVDEAARETDADASVIFVPPAFAGDAIMESLDSPLDLAVAITEGVPTQDMARVNKRLSEVDTKLIGPNCPGIITPGEAKLGILPGNIFSSGNVGLVSRSGTLTYQVVDNLTDRGLGQSTAIGIGGDPIIGTTFVDALEEFENDPDTHAIAMCGEIGGEDEEKAARYIAENMDTPVVGFIAGRTAPPGKRMGHAGAIVSGSGTGTAESKISALNDAGVEVGDTPEEVAEAIEDLL is encoded by the coding sequence ATGTCCGTTCTCGTAGACGACGACACCAGAGTCATCGTGCAGGGTATCACCGGCGGGGAAGGGAAGTTCCACGCCGAACAGATGATCGAGTACGGCACCAACGTCGTCGGCGGCGCAGTGCCCGGACGGGGCGGCCAGGAGGTCGCCGGCGTCCCGGTGTTCGACACCGTCGACGAGGCCGCACGGGAGACCGACGCCGACGCCTCCGTGATCTTCGTCCCGCCGGCGTTCGCGGGCGACGCCATCATGGAGTCGCTGGACTCGCCGCTCGATCTCGCGGTCGCGATCACCGAGGGCGTCCCGACCCAGGACATGGCCCGGGTCAACAAGCGCCTCTCGGAGGTCGACACCAAGCTGATCGGCCCGAACTGCCCCGGGATCATCACACCCGGCGAGGCCAAGCTCGGCATCCTGCCCGGCAACATCTTCTCGTCGGGCAACGTCGGCCTGGTCTCCCGGTCGGGCACCCTGACCTACCAGGTCGTCGACAACCTCACCGACCGCGGGCTGGGCCAGTCGACCGCGATCGGCATCGGCGGCGACCCGATCATCGGGACGACGTTCGTCGACGCCTTGGAGGAGTTCGAGAACGACCCCGACACCCACGCGATCGCGATGTGCGGCGAGATCGGCGGCGAGGACGAGGAGAAGGCCGCCCGCTACATCGCCGAAAACATGGACACGCCGGTCGTCGGCTTCATCGCCGGCCGCACGGCGCCGCCGGGCAAGCGCATGGGCCACGCGGGCGCCATCGTCTCCGGCAGCGGCACCGGCACCGCCGAGTCGAAGATCTCGGCGCTCAACGACGCCGGCGTCGAGGTCGGCGACACGCCCGAGGAAGTCGCGGAAGCGATCGAAGACCTGCTGTAG